One region of Juglans regia cultivar Chandler chromosome 4, Walnut 2.0, whole genome shotgun sequence genomic DNA includes:
- the LOC109006807 gene encoding ATP-dependent zinc metalloprotease FTSH 10, mitochondrial-like, which yields MIFSRIGRSLCRSARSSSQRHLISSGRTVLPNDSLLASTGNACISRVDGGLGLVRGYITSVGAGKQLVSNSFLSNFNSVLANPRVRRLFSSDAPKKKKYENYYPKEKKEIPKANEQKSESKGDSNTGDHGNSQENLGRMLLNALGPLGIIAFMFSSLFAGPHDQKQISFQEFKNKLLEPGLVDRIVVENKSVAKVYVRSSPRTKDQTNEDVQIPINGNPARGNLSRSKYYFNIGSVESFEEKLEEAQEALGMDPHDYVPVTYVSQVNWFQELLRLAPTVLLLGTLWFMGKRMQSGLGGGPGGKGGRGIFNIGKAHITKLDKNAKNKVYFNDVAGCDEAKQEIMEFVHFLKNPKKYEELGAKIPKGALLVGPPGTGKTLLAKATAGESGVPFLSISGSDFMEMFVGVGPSRVRSLFQEARQCAPSIIFIDEIDAIGRARGRGGFSGGNDERESTLNQLLVEMDGFGTTSGVVVLAGTNRPDILDKALLRPGRFDRQITIDKPDIKGRHQIFQIYLKKLKLDHEPSFYSQRLAALTPGFAGADIANVCNEAALIAARNESIEITMEHFEAAIDRVIGGLEKKNKVISKLERRTVAYHESGHAVAGWFLEHAEPLLKVTIVPRGTAALGFAQYVPNENLLMTKEQLFDVTCMTLGGRAAEQVLLGKISTGAQNDLEKVTKMTYAQVAVYGFSDKVGLLSFPQREDTFEMAKPYSSKTGAIIDGEVREWVAKAYERTVELIEKHKEHVAQIAELLLEKEVLHQDDLIQVLGERPFQSNEPTNYDRFKQGFQEEDKEGKETATTEGGTVDDGRSPPPLEPDVVPA from the exons ATGATTTTCTCAAGAATCGGACGCTCTCTGTGTCGGTCGGCTCGGTCCTCATCCCAAAGA CATTTAATTTCCAGTGGGAGGACTGTGTTACCGAATGATTCGCTCTTGGCCTCGACCGGCAATGCTTGCATTTCACGCGTCGATGGCGGTTTAGGGCTTGTGAGGGGTTATATAACATCCGTTGGAGCTGGGAAGCAGCTCGTTTCGAATTCGTTCTTATCGAATTTCAATTCCGTCCTCGCAAACCCTAGGGTTCGGCGCCTTTTCTCCAGCGACGCGCCCAAGAAGAAAA agtATGAGAATTACTATCCcaaggaaaagaaggaaattcCAAAAGCGAATGAACAGAAATCCGAGTCTAAAG GGGACTCAAATACTGGTGATCATGGCAATTCCCAGGAGAACTTGGGGAGGATGCTCCTAAATGCTCTTGGGCCATTAGGGATCATTGCCTTTATGTTTTCATCACTTTTTGCTGGTCCTCATGATCAGAAGCAG ATTAGTTTTCAAGAGTTCAAAAATAAGCTACTTGAACCTGGTTTAGTGGATCGTATTGTTGTTGAAAACAAATCAGTGGCTAAAGTATACGTGAGGAGCTCGCCACGTACTAAAGATCAAACCAATGAAGATGTCCAGATTCCAATTAATGGTAATCCTGCTAGAGGAAACTTAAGCCGGTCTAAATATTACTTCAACATTGGAAGTGTTGAATCTTTTGAGGAGAAGCTGGAGGAAGCGCAGGAAGCATTAGGAATGGACCCACATGATTATGTTCCTGTTACATATGTATCTCAGGTGAATTGGTTCCAAGAATTGTTGAGGTTAGCACCAACAGTATTGCTTTTAGGAACCCTCTGGTTCATGGGGAAAAGAATGCAAAGTGGACTGGGTGGTGGTCCTGGTGGAAAAGGCGGCCGTGGAATTTTCAACATAGGGAAAGCTCATATAACAAAACTGGATAAGAATGCAAAAAACAAG GTGTATTTCAATGATGTAGCTGGATGCGATGAGGCAAAGCAGGAAATCATGGAATTTGTTCACTTCCTCAAGAATCCAAAGAAATATGAGGAGTTGGGAGCGAAAATTCCAAAAGGTGCACTTCTTGTCGGCCCTCCAGGCACTGGGAAGACGCTTCTTGCAAAGGCAACTGCAGGTGAATCTGGAGTTCCTTTCCTGTCCATTTCTGGGTCAGATTTTATGGAGATGTTTGTTGGTGTCGGGCCATCAAGGGTTAGAAGCTTATTTCAAGAGGCAAGGCAATGTGCAccaagtataatatttattgatgagATTGATGCAATTGGTCGAGCTAGGGGCCGTGGAGGTTTTTCAGGTGGCAATGATGAGCGTGAAAGTACTCTCAATCAATTGCTTGTGGAAATGGATGGTTTTGGAACAACTTCTGGGGTGGTTGTACTTGCTGGCACTAATAGGCCTGACATTTTGGACAAAGCCCTGCTGAGGCCTGGTCGGTTCGATCGTCAAATTACAATTGATAAACCTGATATTAAAGGTCGTCAtcagatttttcaaatttatctgAAGAAGCTAAAACTGGATCATGAGCCATCATTTTACTCTCAAAGACTTGCTGCTCTTACTCCTGGATTTGCTGGAGCAGACATTGCAAATGTTTGCAATGAAGCTGCTTTGATTGCTGCAAGGAATGAGAGCATAGAGATCACTATGGAACATTTTGAGGCAGCTATAGACCGTGTCATAGGTGGtttggagaagaagaacaag GTAATAAGCAAGTTGGAACGTCGTACTGTTGCCTACCATGAGTCGGGTCATGCTGTTGCTGGTTGGTTCTTGGAACACGCAGAACCCTTGCTTAAAGTTACTATTGTTCCCCGTGGTACTGCGGCCCTGGGGTTTGCACAGTATGTTCCCAATGAAAATCTATTGATGACAAAAGAGCAGCTCTTTGACGTGACTTGCATGACCCTTGGTGGTCGAGCTGCTGAGCAG GTTTTGTTGGGAAAGATCTCAACTGGAGCACAGAATGACTTGGAGAAAGTGACCAAGATGACCTACGCTCAAGTTGCAGTGTACGGTTTCAGTGACAAGGTgggtcttctttctttccctcaAAGGGAGGATACATTTGAGATGGCCAAGCCCTATAGCAGCAAGACTGGTGCAATCATAGATGGTGAAGTTAGAGAGTGGGTGGCTAAGGCCTATGAACGCACTGTCGAGCTGATAGAGAAGCATAAGGAGCATGTTGCACAGATTGCGGAGCTTCTGCTTGAAAAGGAGGTCCTTCATCAAGATGACTTGATTCAAGTATTAGGAGAGCGGCCATTCCAGTCAAACGAGCCCACAAATTATGATAGGTTTAAGCAAGGGTTCCAAGAAGAAGATAAGGAGGGTAAAGAGACCGCCACCACAGAGGGCGGGACAGTGGACGATGGCAGATCACCACCACCTTTGGAACCAGACGTGGTGCCTGCATAG